The DNA sequence ATTAGTTAACATGTTGGTTAACCGTATTCTGAAACACGGAAAAAAATCATTGGCTTATCAAATTATCTATCGAGCCATGAAAAAGATTCAACAAAAGACAGAAACAAATCCACTATCTGTTTTACGTCAAGCAATACGTGGAGTAACTCCCGATATAGCAGTAAAAGCAAGACGTGTAGGCGGATCGACTCATCAAGTTCCCATTGAAATAGGATCCACACAAGGAAAAGCACTTGCCATTCGTTGGTTATTAGGGGCATCTCGAAAACGTCCAGGTCGAAATATGGTTTTCAAATTAAGTTCCGAATTAGTGGATGCTGCCAACGGGAGTGGCGATGCCATACGCAAAAAGGAAGAGACTCATAGAATGGCAGAGGCAAATAGAGCTTTTGCACATTTTCGTTAATCCATGAACAGGATCTATATAGACACATAGACCCATGGATCCATACATCTC is a window from the Prunus persica chloroplast, complete genome genome containing:
- the rps7 gene encoding ribosomal protein S7 → MSRRGTAEEKTAKSDPIYRNRLVNMLVNRILKHGKKSLAYQIIYRAMKKIQQKTETNPLSVLRQAIRGVTPDIAVKARRVGGSTHQVPIEIGSTQGKALAIRWLLGASRKRPGRNMVFKLSSELVDAANGSGDAIRKKEETHRMAEANRAFAHFR